In Mytilus edulis chromosome 8, xbMytEdul2.2, whole genome shotgun sequence, the genomic window AGTCTGTTAACAACTTTTAAGTCAGCCTTGTTCGGAGCTACATGCTCACCATTTATACTGAATGCTACTTTATTAAAACACTTTGAAGAGAATCCTTGTCCAACAGCTTCAAGAATTACACAAGACTTGTACGTAGACAAGGTTTTAAGTAGTTTTACTGATGAAGACGACTTAATGCAATTTTACCGTGAATCAAGGCGTTTATTACAGAAAGGAGACTTTAATCTCAGATCATGGAATTCTAATTTCAACAGACTGCAAGAAATTGCTGACACAGAAAAAGTAATAGATTCCAG contains:
- the LOC139486703 gene encoding uncharacterized protein, with protein sequence MTTDIEKAFLQVGLHKSDLLLLVKLSDPKDSTSLLTTFKSALFGATCSPFILNATLLKHFEENPCPTASRITQDLYVDKVLSSFTDEDDLMQFYRESRRLLQKGDFNLRSWNSNFNRLQEIADTEKVIDSSKEVNILGMRWKKRTTQFHLEK